In Heliangelus exortis chromosome Z, bHelExo1.hap1, whole genome shotgun sequence, a genomic segment contains:
- the PALM2AKAP2 gene encoding PALM2-AKAP2 fusion protein isoform X10, protein MFRYTAPWQVLCLSMEHGLRKSSRIPEDDIRLRKNRDHNCANFLEPATVLATKEEKMEIEVPVSEHKNITTVASPHPIDNPTHFFSSAASHNGLKDRHESLDSEVAKEIRYLDEVLEANCCDLATDNTFNGTSFPEPNAVSIMDGSGASVNVSNESVPSEREENVADKQAPLVVEPCEASVTDENLKSNGPSLGGLKEDTRESLKVPGSPTSSNSSRRSSKDGETTLTTLKREAKFELRAFHEDKKPSKLFEEEEEKEKYRVRKVRPSEEMMELEKERRELIKSQAVKKNPNIAAKWWNPPQEKTLEDQLDEEHLESHKKYKERKERQQQQGATPTSPKQVSYSFVPPEPINVKKEDIVTEQIDFSAARKQFQLMEHSGPSQGQAPPRRSGAPKMFSIKPFYKSLNSPHVDRPLTSVMRPVSVCGQTGQLEGHNTTVIKAQKVSCTSEDDTSAQDIPADPARELPCSDSPRAGQASKLWTDDGEFMSARAVFTVVKDDGQGVLEQFPKSASASSPPEELDSGLDDLSVRSQDTTVLETLSNDFSMDNISDSGASNETMSALQESSLADFSLPQTPQADTPAECRGEGISKSFSDPGCDSPSSALADSMLIDDQLEYHAGLLVQNAIQQAIAEQADKTNCKEEENPVEKEISVKEKPSTTKPAPASREQQNPVFKPPQVSSPVQEKRDTIPKTSKDEDSRLREGKSLQQSPTYSASKPFLVEENRHEVSYFSKYSEAAELRSTASILATQEPEVTVGPFKLRSRKQRTLSMIEEEIRAAQEREEELKRQRQGLQAAPSPVTKSAPPMPTRTVSYKTAPGKIEKIKPPPSPTAEGPVSQSDTPEEPAGAQRPKNLMQTLMEDYETHKTKRRERMDDSSVLEATRVNRRKSALALRWEAGIYANREEDE, encoded by the exons AAATCTTCCAGAATCCCTGAGGATGACATCAGgttgagaaaaaacagagaCCATAACTGTGCCAATTTCCTGGAGCCAGCTACTGTGCTTGCtacaaaagaagagaaaatggaaattgaAGTTCCAGTTTCTGAACACAAAAACATCACCACAGTGGCTTCACCACATCCCATAGACAATCCAACccacttcttttcctctgctgccagccacAATGGACTTAAGGACAGGCATGAATCTCTGGATAGTGAAGTTGCTAAAGAAATCAGATACCTAGATGAAGTGCTGGAGGCAAATTGCTGTGATTTAGCTACAGATAATACCTTTAATGGGACATCCTTCCCTGAACCAAATGCAGTCTCTATTATGGATGGCTCAGGAGCATCTGTTAATGTCAGTAATGAATCAGTACCCagtgaaagggaagaaaatgtaGCTGACAAGCAGGCACCCTTAGTAGTTGAACCATGTGAAGCTAGCGTAACAGATGAGAATCTGAAATCTAATGGCCCTTCTTTGGGTGGACTGAAAGAAGACACTAGGGAGAGTCTGAAGGTGCCAGGAAGTCCCACTTCTTCAAACAGTTCTAGAAGGTCTTCTAAAGATGGAGAAACAACTCTTACAACCCTTAAGAGAGAGGCTAAGTTTGAACTGCGAGCATTCCATGAAGACAAAAAGCCCTCAAAACTctttgaagaagaggaagagaaggaaaaatacaggGTCCGCAAGGTGAGACCATCAGAGGAAATGATGGAACTcgaaaaggaaaggagggagctCATTAAAAGCCAGGCGGTcaagaaaaaccccaacattgCTGCCAAATGGTGGAACCCTCCCCAAGAGAAGACCCTGGAGGATCAGCTAGATGAAGAGCATCTGGAGTCCCACAAGAAGTACAAGGAGCGCAAggagagacagcagcagcaaggtgcAACACCAACATCCCCCAAACAGGTTAGCTACTCCTTTGTACCACCAGAGCCAATCAATGTCAAGAAAGAAGATATTGTCACAGAGCAAATTGATTTTTCAGCTGCCAGAAAGCAGTTCCAGCTGATGGAGCATTCAGGTCCATCTCAGGGTCAGGCTCCACCGAGGCGGTCAGGAGCACCCAAAATGTTCTCCATCAAACCTTTCTACAAAAGCCTCAATTCTCCTCATGTTGACAGGCCTCTGACCTCTGTGATGAGACCAGTTTCAGTGTGTGGGCAAACAGGACAGCTTGAGGGTCACAACACCACTGTTATCAAAGCACAGAAGGTGTCTTGTACCTCAGAAGATGATACAAGTGCTCAGGATATCCCTGCTGACCCAGCAAGAGAATTACCATGCAGTGAtagccccagagctggacaggCCTCAAAACTGTGGACAGATGATGGAGAATTTATGAGTGCAAGAGCAGTGTTCACAGTGGTGAAGGATGATGGACAGGGTGTGCTAGAGCAGTTCCCAAAGTCAGCCAGCGCCTCTTCCCCTCCAGAAGAGCTCGACTCTGGTTTGGATGACTTGTCTGTAAGGTCACAGGATACCACTGTCTTGGAGACCCTTTCCAATGACTTCAGCATGGATAACATCAGCGACAGCGGTGCCTCCAATGAGACCATGAGCGCCCTGCAGGAAAGCTCGCTGGCTGATTTCTCCCTGCCACAAACCCCTCAGGCTGACACTCCAGCAGAGTGCAGGGGTGAAGGCATCTCCAAGTCCTTCAGTGACCCAGGCTGTGATTCACCTTCTTCTGCCTTGGCAGACTCCATGCTGATTGATGACCAGCTGGAGTACCACGCTGGCCTGCTGGTTCAAAATGCCATCCAACAAGCCATAGCTGAGCAGGCAGATAAAACAAACTGCAAGGAAGAGGAGAACCCAGTGGAGAAGGAGATCTCTGTCAAAGAGAAGCCATCCACCACCAAGCCGGCTCCAGcctccagggagcagcagaaccCAGTGTTCAAGCCACCTCAGGTGTCTTCACCTGTTCAAGAAAAAAGGGACACCATACCAAAGACTTCAAAAGACGAAGACTCACGACTCAGGGAAGGGAAGAGTTTGCAGCAGTCTCCCACGTACTCAGCCAGCAAGCCATTCCTCGTGGAGGAAAACAGGCATGAAGTCAGCTATTTCAGCAAGTattcagaggcagcagagctgaggagcacTGCCTCCATCCTGGCCACGCAGGAGCCTGAAGTGACAGTGGGCCCTTTCAAGTTACGGTCAAGGAAGCAGAGGACTTTGTCGATGATAGAAGAAGAGATCAGAGCTGCCCAGGAGCgagaggaggagctgaagagGCAGCGGCAAGGTCTGCAGGCAGCACCGAGCCCAGTTACAAAGAGTGCACCACCCATGCCCACCAGAACCGTGTCTTACAAAACTGCACCAG GAAAGATAGAGAAGATCAAGCCTCCTCCATCCCCCACTGCAGAAGGCCCTGTCTCTCAGTCTGACACACCAGAGGAACCTGCAGGAGCCCAGCGACCCAAGAACCTGATGCAGACCCTCATGGAGGATTATGAAACACACAAAACTAAGAGACGAGAGAGGATGGATGACAGCAGT GTCCTCGAGGCAACCCGGGTGAACCGCAGGAAGAGTGCTCTGGCACTGCGTTGGGAAGCCGGCATCTACGCCAATCGTGAGGAGGACGAATAG
- the PALM2AKAP2 gene encoding PALM2-AKAP2 fusion protein isoform X9 — translation MFRYTAPWQVLCLSMEHGLRKSSRIPEDDIRLRKNRDHNCANFLEPATVLATKEEKMEIEVPVSEHKNITTVASPHPIDNPTHFFSSAASHNGLKDRHESLDSEVAKEIRYLDEVLEANCCDLATDNTFNGTSFPEPNAVSIMDGSGASVNVSNESVPSEREENVADKQAPLVVEPCEASVTDENLKSNGPSLGGLKEDTRESLKVPGSPTSSNSSRRSSKDGETTLTTLKREAKFELRAFHEDKKPSKLFEEEEEKEKYRVRKVRPSEEMMELEKERRELIKSQAVKKNPNIAAKWWNPPQEKTLEDQLDEEHLESHKKYKERKERQQQQGATPTSPKQVSYSFVPPEPINVKKEDIVTEQIDFSAARKQFQLMEHSGPSQGQAPPRRSGAPKMFSIKPFYKSLNSPHVDRPLTSVMRPVSVCGQTGQLEGHNTTVIKAQKVSCTSEDDTSAQDIPADPARELPCSDSPRAGQASKLWTDDGEFMSARAVFTVVKDDGQGVLEQFPKSASASSPPEELDSGLDDLSVRSQDTTVLETLSNDFSMDNISDSGASNETMSALQESSLADFSLPQTPQADTPAECRGEGISKSFSDPGCDSPSSALADSMLIDDQLEYHAGLLVQNAIQQAIAEQADKTNCKEEENPVEKEISVKEKPSTTKPAPASREQQNPVFKPPQVSSPVQEKRDTIPKTSKDEDSRLREGKSLQQSPTYSASKPFLVEENRHEVSYFSKYSEAAELRSTASILATQEPEVTVGPFKLRSRKQRTLSMIEEEIRAAQEREEELKRQRQGLQAAPSPVTKSAPPMPTRTVSYKTAPGKIEKIKPPPSPTAEGPVSQSDTPEEPAGAQRPKNLMQTLMEDYETHKTKRRERMDDSSYTSKLLSSKVTSEVLEATRVNRRKSALALRWEAGIYANREEDE, via the exons AAATCTTCCAGAATCCCTGAGGATGACATCAGgttgagaaaaaacagagaCCATAACTGTGCCAATTTCCTGGAGCCAGCTACTGTGCTTGCtacaaaagaagagaaaatggaaattgaAGTTCCAGTTTCTGAACACAAAAACATCACCACAGTGGCTTCACCACATCCCATAGACAATCCAACccacttcttttcctctgctgccagccacAATGGACTTAAGGACAGGCATGAATCTCTGGATAGTGAAGTTGCTAAAGAAATCAGATACCTAGATGAAGTGCTGGAGGCAAATTGCTGTGATTTAGCTACAGATAATACCTTTAATGGGACATCCTTCCCTGAACCAAATGCAGTCTCTATTATGGATGGCTCAGGAGCATCTGTTAATGTCAGTAATGAATCAGTACCCagtgaaagggaagaaaatgtaGCTGACAAGCAGGCACCCTTAGTAGTTGAACCATGTGAAGCTAGCGTAACAGATGAGAATCTGAAATCTAATGGCCCTTCTTTGGGTGGACTGAAAGAAGACACTAGGGAGAGTCTGAAGGTGCCAGGAAGTCCCACTTCTTCAAACAGTTCTAGAAGGTCTTCTAAAGATGGAGAAACAACTCTTACAACCCTTAAGAGAGAGGCTAAGTTTGAACTGCGAGCATTCCATGAAGACAAAAAGCCCTCAAAACTctttgaagaagaggaagagaaggaaaaatacaggGTCCGCAAGGTGAGACCATCAGAGGAAATGATGGAACTcgaaaaggaaaggagggagctCATTAAAAGCCAGGCGGTcaagaaaaaccccaacattgCTGCCAAATGGTGGAACCCTCCCCAAGAGAAGACCCTGGAGGATCAGCTAGATGAAGAGCATCTGGAGTCCCACAAGAAGTACAAGGAGCGCAAggagagacagcagcagcaaggtgcAACACCAACATCCCCCAAACAGGTTAGCTACTCCTTTGTACCACCAGAGCCAATCAATGTCAAGAAAGAAGATATTGTCACAGAGCAAATTGATTTTTCAGCTGCCAGAAAGCAGTTCCAGCTGATGGAGCATTCAGGTCCATCTCAGGGTCAGGCTCCACCGAGGCGGTCAGGAGCACCCAAAATGTTCTCCATCAAACCTTTCTACAAAAGCCTCAATTCTCCTCATGTTGACAGGCCTCTGACCTCTGTGATGAGACCAGTTTCAGTGTGTGGGCAAACAGGACAGCTTGAGGGTCACAACACCACTGTTATCAAAGCACAGAAGGTGTCTTGTACCTCAGAAGATGATACAAGTGCTCAGGATATCCCTGCTGACCCAGCAAGAGAATTACCATGCAGTGAtagccccagagctggacaggCCTCAAAACTGTGGACAGATGATGGAGAATTTATGAGTGCAAGAGCAGTGTTCACAGTGGTGAAGGATGATGGACAGGGTGTGCTAGAGCAGTTCCCAAAGTCAGCCAGCGCCTCTTCCCCTCCAGAAGAGCTCGACTCTGGTTTGGATGACTTGTCTGTAAGGTCACAGGATACCACTGTCTTGGAGACCCTTTCCAATGACTTCAGCATGGATAACATCAGCGACAGCGGTGCCTCCAATGAGACCATGAGCGCCCTGCAGGAAAGCTCGCTGGCTGATTTCTCCCTGCCACAAACCCCTCAGGCTGACACTCCAGCAGAGTGCAGGGGTGAAGGCATCTCCAAGTCCTTCAGTGACCCAGGCTGTGATTCACCTTCTTCTGCCTTGGCAGACTCCATGCTGATTGATGACCAGCTGGAGTACCACGCTGGCCTGCTGGTTCAAAATGCCATCCAACAAGCCATAGCTGAGCAGGCAGATAAAACAAACTGCAAGGAAGAGGAGAACCCAGTGGAGAAGGAGATCTCTGTCAAAGAGAAGCCATCCACCACCAAGCCGGCTCCAGcctccagggagcagcagaaccCAGTGTTCAAGCCACCTCAGGTGTCTTCACCTGTTCAAGAAAAAAGGGACACCATACCAAAGACTTCAAAAGACGAAGACTCACGACTCAGGGAAGGGAAGAGTTTGCAGCAGTCTCCCACGTACTCAGCCAGCAAGCCATTCCTCGTGGAGGAAAACAGGCATGAAGTCAGCTATTTCAGCAAGTattcagaggcagcagagctgaggagcacTGCCTCCATCCTGGCCACGCAGGAGCCTGAAGTGACAGTGGGCCCTTTCAAGTTACGGTCAAGGAAGCAGAGGACTTTGTCGATGATAGAAGAAGAGATCAGAGCTGCCCAGGAGCgagaggaggagctgaagagGCAGCGGCAAGGTCTGCAGGCAGCACCGAGCCCAGTTACAAAGAGTGCACCACCCATGCCCACCAGAACCGTGTCTTACAAAACTGCACCAG GAAAGATAGAGAAGATCAAGCCTCCTCCATCCCCCACTGCAGAAGGCCCTGTCTCTCAGTCTGACACACCAGAGGAACCTGCAGGAGCCCAGCGACCCAAGAACCTGATGCAGACCCTCATGGAGGATTATGAAACACACAAAACTAAGAGACGAGAGAGGATGGATGACAGCAGT TACACCTCTAAATTACTGTCTAGCAAGGTTACTTCTGAG GTCCTCGAGGCAACCCGGGTGAACCGCAGGAAGAGTGCTCTGGCACTGCGTTGGGAAGCCGGCATCTACGCCAATCGTGAGGAGGACGAATAG